A portion of the Liberibacter crescens BT-1 genome contains these proteins:
- a CDS encoding aminopeptidase — MNFSSHLSVPHIDMICLDKLAEIAVKVGLNIQDGQSVIITAPIESLPLTRLITKHAYLSGAGLVSIFYTDEETTLIRYQYSNHNGLSKAADWLYKGMAQAYSAGTARLAISGSNPVLLADQDPDKIMRVDRAYFTSYKPALEKISNFDINWSIISYPSASWARVVYPDDPEPIAIAKLAKAIFAISRANVDDPIEAWKKHNNFLHKRAKLLNDKHFSEIHFIGPGTFLKVGLVDGHLWQGGSSTAKNGVICNTNIPTEEVFTTPHKLKVEGYVSSTKPLSYQGTLIDGIRVRFEEGRVVEAKALKNEAIFLKMLGSDSGACRLGEVALVPNSSLVSKTGILFYNTLFDENASSHIAFGQCYAKCFMNNSSLSSQQIEEQGGNTSIIHVDWMIGSNEIDVNGITKDGNSIPVMRKGEWVD, encoded by the coding sequence ATGAATTTCTCTTCCCATCTATCTGTCCCGCATATTGATATGATTTGTTTAGACAAGCTTGCAGAAATAGCTGTAAAAGTAGGCTTGAATATCCAAGATGGACAATCTGTTATAATAACAGCTCCAATAGAATCTTTACCATTAACAAGATTAATAACGAAACATGCTTATTTATCTGGTGCTGGTTTAGTTAGTATTTTTTATACGGATGAAGAGACAACTCTTATCCGCTATCAATACAGCAATCATAATGGTTTGAGCAAAGCTGCAGATTGGCTTTACAAAGGTATGGCACAAGCATATTCTGCTGGTACAGCTCGATTGGCTATATCTGGTAGTAATCCAGTTTTATTAGCTGACCAAGATCCAGATAAGATTATGCGTGTAGATCGTGCATATTTTACATCTTATAAGCCCGCTTTAGAAAAAATTTCTAACTTTGATATTAATTGGAGTATTATTTCTTATCCGAGCGCTTCTTGGGCAAGAGTTGTCTATCCTGATGATCCTGAACCGATTGCTATAGCAAAATTAGCGAAAGCGATTTTCGCGATTTCTCGTGCAAATGTTGATGATCCAATTGAAGCCTGGAAAAAGCATAATAATTTTCTTCATAAACGTGCGAAGTTATTGAATGATAAACATTTTTCTGAAATTCATTTTATAGGCCCAGGAACTTTTCTTAAAGTTGGCTTGGTCGATGGGCATTTATGGCAAGGCGGTTCGTCTACTGCAAAAAACGGTGTTATTTGTAATACTAATATCCCTACGGAAGAAGTTTTTACAACACCCCATAAATTAAAAGTAGAAGGTTATGTATCAAGTACTAAGCCACTTTCATATCAGGGAACACTCATTGACGGTATTAGAGTACGTTTTGAAGAAGGTCGTGTCGTTGAAGCAAAAGCATTAAAAAACGAAGCAATTTTTTTGAAAATGCTTGGTAGTGATAGTGGAGCTTGTAGGCTTGGTGAAGTAGCTCTTGTTCCAAATTCTTCTCTTGTTTCAAAAACAGGTATTTTATTTTATAATACTTTATTTGATGAAAATGCATCTTCACATATAGCATTTGGACAATGTTATGCAAAATGCTTTATGAATAACTCGAGTTTGTCTTCGCAACAGATTGAAGAACAAGGAGGAAATACAAGCATTATTCATGTTGACTGGATGATTGGATCAAATGAAATAGACGTTAATGGTATTACAAAAGATGGTAATTCTATCCCTGTTATGAGAAAGGGAGAATGGGTTGATTAG
- a CDS encoding glycosyltransferase: protein MSNDLSINFDIAILIPCYNEAITISEVVRGFKESLPSAQVYVYDNNSSDSTALRAMLSGAKVVRESHQGKGNVVRRMFSDIDADIYLIADGDGTYSTADAPQLVNNLITERADMVVGVRRYKKNYIDRKGHLLGNLFFNKLYRIMFRDEFTDIFSGYRAFSRRFVKSFPAISSGFEIETEMSVYSSLLKIPVVEIELDYGSRPEGSSSKLSTFTDGIKILSMFILLLKETRPFMFFGLISIVLMLISLCLMNDVLIDYNYKGFVSHNLTFWVSLIAAVSAYTTLMMGLVLHSIARLRLEQLRMQYMTFSAINVSQKIRKGLLVNVA, encoded by the coding sequence ATGAGCAACGATTTGAGCATAAATTTTGATATTGCAATTCTTATTCCTTGTTATAATGAGGCTATAACAATTTCTGAGGTTGTAAGAGGATTTAAGGAGTCTTTACCTAGTGCTCAAGTTTATGTTTATGATAATAATTCCAGTGATAGTACTGCATTACGTGCGATGTTATCGGGTGCTAAGGTAGTGCGCGAGAGTCATCAAGGAAAAGGAAATGTAGTACGTCGTATGTTTTCTGATATTGATGCTGATATATATTTGATAGCAGATGGTGATGGAACATATTCAACAGCTGATGCTCCACAATTAGTGAATAATCTTATAACAGAGCGTGCAGATATGGTCGTGGGGGTGCGTCGTTATAAAAAAAACTATATTGATCGAAAAGGTCACCTTTTAGGAAATCTTTTTTTTAATAAACTGTATCGTATTATGTTTAGGGATGAATTTACGGACATATTTTCCGGGTATAGAGCTTTTTCTCGTCGATTTGTTAAAAGTTTTCCAGCAATTTCTAGTGGGTTTGAGATAGAGACAGAAATGTCTGTATATTCATCGTTATTAAAAATTCCGGTTGTAGAAATAGAATTGGATTATGGATCTCGGCCAGAAGGTTCGTCTTCAAAGCTTTCAACTTTTACTGATGGTATCAAGATACTCTCAATGTTTATTCTGTTGCTTAAAGAAACACGTCCTTTTATGTTTTTTGGATTAATTAGTATTGTACTTATGTTAATAAGCTTATGCCTTATGAACGATGTTCTTATTGATTATAATTACAAAGGATTTGTTTCACATAACCTAACTTTCTGGGTTTCATTAATTGCAGCAGTTTCTGCGTATACAACTTTAATGATGGGTCTTGTTCTGCATTCTATTGCAAGATTGCGTTTGGAGCAATTGCGTATGCAGTATATGACTTTTTCAGCTATTAATGTATCTCAAAAAATAAGAAAGGGCCTTTTGGTGAATGTAGCTTGA
- a CDS encoding GtrA family protein yields MKRFVFFGVSGAIGFLVDAAVLFFLIRFFAIGVLLARVFSIGIAMFITWQLNRIFTFKDSKSKYRLFIEGFRYGFIGIISSFLNYAIYAGLLMVQSDLQPLLAMVLSSLASMLFSFLGYSRFVFRR; encoded by the coding sequence TTGAAAAGATTTGTTTTTTTTGGAGTTAGCGGAGCTATTGGATTTTTAGTTGATGCTGCTGTGTTGTTTTTTTTAATAAGATTTTTTGCTATAGGTGTTCTTTTAGCGCGGGTATTTTCTATAGGAATAGCAATGTTCATAACATGGCAACTAAATCGTATATTTACTTTTAAAGATTCAAAGTCAAAATATCGACTTTTCATTGAAGGTTTTCGGTATGGTTTTATAGGGATAATTTCTTCTTTTTTGAATTATGCGATATATGCTGGATTGTTAATGGTGCAGTCAGATTTACAGCCGTTGTTGGCTATGGTGCTATCATCATTAGCATCAATGCTCTTTAGCTTTTTGGGGTATTCTCGTTTTGTTTTTCGACGATAA
- the rimP gene encoding ribosome maturation factor RimP — translation MTSKAVAVENDIRLIVEVGIERSIADVIEPLIVSMDFRLVQIMLFGKNRLTLQVLVERNDGTMTLKDCEELSRAISPVLDVEDLIDKPYTLEVSSPGINRPMVRKSDFVRWKDFVIKCKTNVMIGNSKKFCGKIFEVGNDSFILEIDLASRVEIPFSSLSMAKLVVTDEMIRNSLAIASK, via the coding sequence TTGACAAGTAAGGCGGTTGCTGTTGAAAATGATATAAGGTTGATCGTTGAAGTAGGAATCGAACGTTCTATTGCTGATGTTATTGAGCCTTTAATAGTGTCAATGGACTTTAGACTTGTGCAAATAATGCTTTTTGGAAAGAATAGATTAACTTTGCAAGTTTTAGTAGAGCGTAACGATGGAACTATGACTTTAAAAGATTGCGAAGAATTGTCTAGGGCAATCTCTCCAGTTCTTGATGTGGAAGATTTAATAGATAAACCATATACTTTAGAGGTTTCCTCTCCTGGAATTAATCGTCCGATGGTAAGAAAGTCTGATTTTGTGCGTTGGAAGGATTTTGTTATTAAGTGCAAAACTAATGTCATGATTGGTAATAGTAAAAAGTTTTGTGGGAAAATTTTTGAAGTAGGTAATGACAGTTTTATTCTTGAAATTGATTTGGCATCGCGTGTTGAAATTCCATTCAGTTCGCTTTCTATGGCAAAGCTTGTGGTTACAGATGAGATGATTCGTAATTCTTTGGCAATTGCAAGTAAATAA
- the nusA gene encoding transcription termination factor NusA produces MVVTANRLELLQIADAVACEKVIDRDIVLAAMSDAIQKAARSLYGTESNIRANIDPETGAISLRRLLEVVDVAENYSVQIPLQLALDYNPDAVIGDFVEEPLPPIDFGRIAVQSAKQVIVQRVREAERERQYNEFKDNVGEVVNGTVKRVEYGNVIVDLGRGEGIIRRDELISREVFRHGDRVRSYVHDVRREQRGPQIFLSRTHPQFMVKLFSMEVPEIYDGVIQVKSVARDPGSRAKIAVFSDDTSIDPVGACVGMRGSRVQAVVGELQGERIDIIPWSPDPATFVVNALQPATVTKIVLDEDSGRIEVVVPDEQLSLAIGRRGQNVRLASQLTGWGIDIMTENEESERRQKEFNERTQLFMGSIDVDEMIGQLLAAEGFSDVEELAYVGLDEIASIEGFDEETASEIQKRAREYIDGLEVKSDKKIEKLGIVEELCKIDGMNSRIMLALGEAGIKTIDDLAGCSIDDLVGWSEYKDGKDKKIEGFLSKIDVSSDVAENLILKARLQAGWISEIDVPSKAQVANKSD; encoded by the coding sequence ATGGTAGTCACTGCAAACCGACTCGAGCTTTTGCAAATAGCAGATGCTGTTGCATGTGAAAAAGTAATCGATCGTGATATAGTTCTTGCGGCGATGTCTGATGCAATTCAAAAAGCTGCGCGTTCACTTTATGGAACAGAATCGAATATTCGTGCTAACATTGATCCAGAAACAGGTGCAATTTCTTTGCGGCGTTTGTTAGAAGTGGTTGATGTTGCTGAAAATTATTCTGTTCAGATTCCTTTGCAATTGGCTTTAGATTATAATCCTGATGCAGTTATTGGCGATTTTGTTGAAGAACCTCTTCCTCCTATAGATTTTGGTCGTATAGCTGTACAATCTGCTAAGCAAGTGATTGTGCAGAGGGTAAGGGAAGCTGAGCGTGAGCGGCAGTATAATGAATTTAAGGATAATGTTGGAGAAGTTGTTAATGGTACAGTTAAGCGTGTCGAATATGGAAATGTTATTGTTGATTTAGGTCGTGGAGAAGGAATTATTCGTCGTGACGAGTTAATATCCCGTGAAGTATTCCGTCATGGTGATCGCGTTCGTAGTTATGTGCATGATGTTCGTCGTGAACAACGAGGACCACAGATTTTTTTATCACGTACTCACCCACAGTTTATGGTTAAGCTTTTTTCTATGGAAGTTCCAGAGATTTATGATGGAGTGATACAGGTAAAATCGGTTGCTCGTGATCCAGGATCAAGAGCAAAAATTGCAGTTTTTTCAGATGATACTTCTATTGATCCGGTAGGAGCATGTGTTGGTATGCGCGGTTCAAGGGTTCAAGCTGTTGTTGGTGAGTTGCAAGGTGAAAGGATTGATATAATTCCGTGGTCACCTGATCCAGCTACTTTTGTAGTTAATGCGTTACAGCCAGCAACGGTCACAAAGATTGTTCTTGATGAAGATTCTGGGCGAATTGAAGTAGTTGTTCCTGATGAGCAACTTTCATTGGCTATTGGTCGTCGTGGGCAAAATGTCAGGCTTGCATCACAGCTTACAGGCTGGGGTATTGATATTATGACTGAGAACGAGGAATCTGAGCGGCGTCAGAAAGAATTTAATGAGCGTACACAGCTTTTTATGGGTTCCATTGATGTTGATGAAATGATAGGCCAGCTTCTTGCTGCTGAGGGTTTTTCTGATGTAGAGGAATTGGCGTATGTAGGTTTGGACGAAATAGCTTCTATTGAGGGTTTTGATGAAGAAACTGCTTCTGAGATACAGAAAAGAGCACGTGAATACATTGATGGTTTAGAGGTAAAATCTGATAAAAAAATTGAAAAACTTGGTATTGTAGAGGAATTGTGTAAAATTGATGGTATGAATTCTCGTATTATGCTAGCTCTTGGAGAGGCAGGTATAAAGACTATAGACGATCTTGCAGGGTGTTCTATAGATGATTTGGTGGGATGGAGTGAGTATAAAGATGGTAAGGACAAAAAAATTGAAGGGTTTTTATCGAAGATTGATGTATCGAGTGATGTGGCTGAAAATCTCATTCTAAAAGCTCGACTTCAAGCTGGTTGGATCTCAGAAATAGATGTACCTTCTAAGGCGCAGGTTGCTAATAAATCGGATTAG
- the infB gene encoding translation initiation factor IF-2, with protein MTDKKDNKTLNVTGKKTLTLKVSSVSKSSVRQNVNQGRVKSVVVETRKRRPHRQEDEKNPIVLKYSQPLESPSRNPQLVSKTSFKGGLKKNPYSEDVSSSQKRSSSSVSKQLSPEEIESRRRALIEAQLREVEEAQDKYEEESSVSPVITEAEISVGQVKKDNIDENVLSFDNTIDSSEGIDSTLPPMKLLDSEQDNSILRNKNRRPMEDESNSRVKSRSNVRGKNTVANSTKSVMRNKGEEEKRRKKLKVTTDDFDDEGSSFRGRSLSAMRRRQEKIRRSQLQESREKISRDIILPETITIQELSQRMSERSADVIKFLMKEGQMMKPGDVIDADLSEIIANEFGHTVKRVLESDVELGIFDTKDDEADLEVRSPVVTVMGHVDHGKTSLLDSIRQANVVKEEAGGITQHIGAYQVEKNGQKITFIDTPGHAAFTAMRARGAQVTDIAVIVLAADDGVMPQTVESIKHAKAANVPIIVAINKIDKPSANVQKVRTELLQYEVFVESMGGEVLDVEVSAKKGLHLDKLLDAVLLQAELLNLKTNLNRRAEGSIIEAKLDRGRGSVVTILVQNGILRLGQIIVAGDQWGRVRALFNDKGESVSEAMPSMPVEILGLQGIPTAGDKFVVIDSESRAREIAEYRQRLSREKSMARQSGLRGSIEKLMSDLYTSSGVKELPLIIKGDVQGSVEAIVNALEKLATDEVKVRIVHFSAGAINESDISLAQASDATVIGFNIRANSQARVLAERENIKVLYYNIIYDLVNEVKEVMSCMLKPEVRETFLGNAKIIELFNITKFGKIAGCKVLEGKVEKGSGVRLIRDKVVVYEGKLRMLKRFKDEVTEVSIGQECGIAFENYDNMQVGDMIECFRIEYIKRSL; from the coding sequence ATGACCGATAAAAAAGATAATAAAACATTGAATGTAACAGGAAAGAAAACATTAACATTAAAGGTTTCGAGTGTTAGTAAATCTTCTGTTCGTCAAAATGTGAATCAAGGTCGTGTTAAATCCGTTGTGGTTGAAACGCGCAAGCGTCGTCCACACCGTCAAGAAGATGAAAAAAATCCAATAGTTCTAAAATATTCGCAGCCTTTAGAATCTCCTTCTCGAAATCCTCAATTAGTCTCAAAGACTTCATTTAAAGGTGGTTTAAAAAAGAATCCTTATTCTGAAGATGTTTCTTCTTCACAGAAAAGGTCGTCTTCTTCTGTTTCTAAGCAACTTTCTCCTGAAGAAATAGAAAGTCGTCGACGTGCTTTAATTGAGGCTCAGCTTCGTGAAGTCGAGGAAGCTCAGGATAAGTATGAAGAGGAGAGTTCAGTATCTCCTGTAATTACAGAGGCTGAAATTAGTGTAGGTCAGGTTAAAAAAGATAATATAGATGAAAATGTTTTGTCGTTTGACAATACAATTGATTCGTCAGAGGGAATAGATTCTACTTTACCTCCTATGAAACTTTTAGATTCGGAGCAAGATAATTCAATTTTACGTAATAAAAATAGACGGCCTATGGAGGATGAAAGTAATAGTCGTGTGAAGTCACGTTCTAATGTGCGTGGTAAGAATACTGTTGCTAATTCAACAAAGTCTGTGATGCGTAATAAGGGAGAAGAAGAAAAGAGGCGTAAAAAGCTTAAAGTAACAACTGATGATTTTGACGATGAGGGTTCTTCGTTTCGTGGTCGTTCACTTTCAGCAATGCGTCGACGCCAAGAAAAAATTCGTAGAAGTCAATTGCAAGAATCGCGTGAAAAGATTTCACGTGATATTATACTGCCTGAGACAATCACTATACAAGAGTTGTCGCAGCGTATGTCAGAACGTTCGGCTGATGTAATTAAGTTTTTAATGAAAGAAGGCCAGATGATGAAACCTGGTGATGTTATTGATGCTGATCTTTCAGAAATAATTGCCAACGAATTTGGGCATACAGTGAAACGTGTATTGGAATCAGATGTTGAGTTAGGTATTTTTGATACTAAAGATGATGAGGCCGATTTAGAAGTGCGCTCGCCTGTTGTTACAGTAATGGGTCATGTGGATCATGGGAAGACATCGTTGTTAGATTCTATTCGTCAAGCGAATGTTGTTAAGGAAGAGGCAGGAGGTATTACCCAACATATAGGGGCTTATCAGGTTGAGAAGAATGGGCAAAAAATTACTTTTATTGATACGCCTGGTCACGCTGCTTTTACAGCAATGCGAGCACGTGGAGCTCAAGTAACAGATATTGCTGTTATTGTTCTAGCGGCAGATGATGGTGTTATGCCGCAAACAGTTGAATCTATAAAACACGCAAAAGCTGCTAATGTTCCAATTATTGTTGCTATTAATAAAATTGATAAGCCGAGTGCTAATGTACAAAAAGTTCGTACTGAGTTGCTCCAATATGAGGTTTTTGTTGAAAGTATGGGGGGAGAAGTTCTTGATGTTGAGGTTTCTGCCAAGAAAGGTCTTCATTTAGATAAATTATTGGATGCTGTTTTGTTACAGGCAGAGCTTCTTAATCTCAAAACGAATTTGAATCGTAGAGCAGAAGGCTCAATAATTGAAGCAAAACTTGATCGTGGTCGTGGTTCAGTTGTAACAATTTTAGTTCAAAATGGGATTTTACGCTTAGGTCAAATTATAGTAGCTGGTGATCAGTGGGGTCGTGTTAGAGCACTATTTAATGATAAAGGGGAGAGCGTATCAGAGGCTATGCCATCTATGCCTGTAGAAATTCTTGGACTTCAGGGAATACCAACAGCCGGAGATAAATTTGTTGTAATTGATAGTGAAAGTCGTGCCCGTGAGATTGCTGAATATAGGCAACGGTTGTCACGTGAGAAATCTATGGCTCGTCAGTCAGGATTACGAGGTTCTATAGAAAAGCTTATGAGTGATCTTTATACATCATCTGGTGTTAAGGAATTACCTCTGATTATTAAAGGTGATGTCCAAGGTTCTGTGGAAGCTATTGTTAATGCTCTTGAAAAATTAGCTACTGATGAAGTTAAGGTTCGTATTGTGCATTTCAGTGCCGGAGCAATCAACGAGTCTGATATATCTTTAGCGCAAGCATCTGATGCTACAGTTATTGGTTTTAATATTAGAGCTAATTCTCAGGCAAGGGTGCTTGCTGAGCGAGAAAATATAAAAGTTCTTTATTATAACATCATTTATGACCTTGTTAATGAAGTTAAAGAAGTGATGTCTTGTATGTTGAAACCAGAAGTGCGTGAAACTTTCTTGGGTAATGCTAAAATTATAGAGCTTTTTAATATTACAAAATTTGGTAAAATAGCAGGTTGTAAAGTTTTAGAAGGTAAGGTGGAGAAGGGTTCCGGCGTGCGCCTTATTCGCGATAAGGTGGTTGTGTACGAAGGTAAACTTAGGATGTTAAAACGTTTTAAGGATGAAGTCACAGAGGTAAGCATAGGACAAGAATGTGGTATAGCTTTTGAAAATTATGATAACATGCAAGTTGGGGATATGATAGAGTGTTTCCGTATTGAGTATATAAAGCGGTCACTTTAA
- a CDS encoding ribosome-binding factor A: MVKSKTSRGLVRTLRVGEKIRAVLMELLFKDGFLNILINNTTILISEVRMSGDLKIATAYVSLPQEINHNEIISILNSNSKFIRGRIGKILKDLKYIPEIYFKDDNSFQNYSKVDALLRSPKVVVDLLKPNVAE, from the coding sequence ATGGTAAAGAGTAAAACTTCAAGAGGGCTTGTGCGTACATTACGAGTCGGAGAGAAAATACGCGCTGTTCTAATGGAGCTGCTTTTTAAAGATGGATTTTTAAATATATTAATAAATAATACGACAATATTAATCTCAGAAGTACGTATGTCGGGAGATTTAAAAATTGCAACAGCTTACGTTTCTCTTCCGCAAGAAATAAATCACAATGAAATTATTTCAATTTTAAATAGTAATAGTAAATTTATTAGAGGTCGTATAGGTAAAATACTCAAAGATCTTAAATATATTCCAGAGATTTATTTTAAAGATGATAATTCTTTTCAAAATTACTCGAAAGTTGATGCTCTTTTACGATCTCCGAAGGTTGTCGTAGATTTATTGAAGCCCAATGTAGCTGAATAA
- the truB gene encoding tRNA pseudouridine(55) synthase TruB, which yields MSFSRKLRGRLVSGWLILDKPVGIGSTEIVSTVKNLFGAQKAGHAGTLDPLASGVLPVAFGNATKTIPYVMRGRKVYEFNITWGEERSTDDIQGKVLYSSQYRPTSKEIKIVLSKYTGIIEQIPPNFSAVKIKGERAYNLARNGIRFDLPSRKTEIFCLKFLKYVNRDTSSFRVECGKGTYIRSLARDIGRDLQCYGYVSDLRRTYVSPFLEEALVPFSSLLSFKEIETQDERLKVLDTYIINVTKALSGLMHFAVSDIQANCIRKGKSILVDGYEDEVFPADAYVTMQGSLVAIGQVNYRKFHPCRVFL from the coding sequence ATGTCTTTTTCCAGAAAATTAAGAGGTCGTCTGGTTTCTGGTTGGCTTATTCTTGATAAGCCAGTGGGTATTGGGTCTACAGAGATAGTTTCAACAGTAAAGAATTTATTTGGAGCACAGAAAGCTGGGCATGCAGGAACACTTGATCCACTCGCTTCTGGTGTGTTACCAGTAGCATTTGGAAATGCTACTAAAACTATTCCTTATGTGATGAGAGGACGTAAGGTTTATGAATTTAATATAACTTGGGGTGAAGAGCGTTCAACTGATGATATACAAGGTAAGGTTTTATATTCTTCTCAATATAGACCTACAAGTAAAGAGATAAAAATAGTTTTGTCAAAATATACAGGTATAATAGAACAAATTCCGCCTAATTTTTCTGCTGTTAAAATTAAAGGAGAAAGAGCTTATAATCTTGCTCGTAATGGAATTAGATTTGATCTTCCGTCAAGAAAGACAGAAATATTTTGTTTAAAATTTTTAAAATATGTTAATAGGGATACGTCGTCTTTCAGAGTAGAGTGTGGTAAAGGTACTTATATAAGATCTTTGGCTCGGGATATTGGTCGAGATTTGCAATGTTATGGCTATGTATCTGATTTGCGTCGTACATATGTCTCTCCTTTTTTAGAAGAAGCATTGGTGCCTTTTTCTTCCCTTTTAAGCTTTAAGGAAATTGAAACTCAAGATGAGCGTTTGAAGGTGCTAGATACGTACATTATTAATGTTACGAAGGCATTGTCTGGATTAATGCATTTCGCTGTTTCTGATATACAAGCGAATTGCATTAGGAAGGGTAAGTCAATTCTGGTAGATGGATATGAAGATGAAGTTTTTCCAGCAGATGCTTATGTTACAATGCAGGGAAGTCTTGTTGCTATAGGTCAAGTTAATTATAGAAAATTCCATCCATGTAGAGTTTTTTTGTGA
- the rpsO gene encoding 30S ribosomal protein S15, whose product MSITAERKRQLISEYAIKEGDTGSTEVQVSILTERISNLTVHFKEYKKDLSSRRGLLRLVSLRRSLLDYIKRKDEDRYKKIITRLGIRR is encoded by the coding sequence ATGTCTATTACCGCAGAGCGTAAAAGGCAACTTATAAGTGAGTATGCTATAAAAGAAGGAGACACTGGTTCTACAGAGGTGCAGGTTTCTATTCTTACTGAACGTATATCAAATCTTACTGTTCATTTTAAGGAATATAAGAAAGATCTTAGTTCTCGTCGTGGGCTATTACGTTTGGTATCATTACGACGTTCGCTTTTAGATTATATAAAAAGGAAGGATGAAGATCGCTATAAAAAAATCATTACTCGACTAGGAATTCGTCGTTGA